Within the Mus caroli chromosome 10, CAROLI_EIJ_v1.1, whole genome shotgun sequence genome, the region ACTTTTGACCTCAGAGGCACACATACTTactcacacagacagatgcacatctgcataaataaaactacacttttcaaggctggagagatggctcagcggttaagagcactgactgctctttcgaaggtcctgaattcagatcccagcaatcacatggtggctcacaaccatccgtaatgagatctgatgccctcttctggtgtgtctgaagacagttacagtgtacttacatacataataaatattttttaaaaataaataaatttttttaaaacctacacttttttaaaaaattactgggCTAGCGATGCAGCTCAgtgctagagtgcttgcctagcaactGTGAGACTCTGAGGTCAATCTGCCGATGTATGTGCCCTCACACAGACTATCTACCTTTCTATCTATCTCCCCTATCTGTAAATATCTATGTGGAAGTCTTTGTAGACAAGGTtaactttttttaatgtttaaaaagaacagaaaaaactAATAAATACTACTAAATAATCATGGCTTTTTAAATGTTGTTGGAAACAATACGATCTCTAAATTAGAATGTAAATGTATGGAAAAAGATTAATAAAGCTTTTCCTTTCTACATGGCAACTGACCTTCACTTAACTTCCTCTTGTCTGTCCTCCTGAGCCCTGAACTCCTCACACCATTAGCCAACTTCATCCACATTAAAGCAACTGCTTCATGGGCAAATTATATTTAGATAAGAAGATATAAATACTGGATTAGAGATTATAGCTTTGGGCCTCCCTGAGTGTGGAGACTCCTTGAGACCCTCTGACATCACTAAATGCCCCTCTCGTGGAATGGTGACAAGAAACACTGGCTCCAAGGGCAGGAATCATGGATGTTCAGGTAGCTGCAGCATCTGTGTGATGCGAAGCTGGTGTCTTTGCCCCTGAGCAATTACTTGGCTGCTATGGGAAGGTCCTGGGTTGCTGCAATGATTCCAGATGGGACACCTAATAGTGCTGTAAAGAGTGGAATCTACCTCTAGGTGGAGACAGGTCCTTGTCTCTTCTTTTAAGGGAAGGGTTCTGGCTAGGGGACCACTACTAGGAAGGCTGGTTCGCCTTAGAAGATGTGCCCTGCCTTTCCAGAGTTCCTGTCCCTTGGTGCACCCCCTACTACCAGAACCACCAAGAAGTTCGGTTGGGTTTGCCCATCTTTCtgaagccagactcagaaagacctATTTATCTTAGtctattttgacttttttctttcagatgatGCCAAGTATGTTTTTAAAGTCCCTAACTAATGCTTTGGGCTGCCTTGCTTTTTCTAAACTTCCCATTCTAACAATCTAGACCACCAGCCATTGTGACCTTCCTAACaccaccttttcttcttcttcttcttcttcttcttcttcttcttcttcttcttcttcttcttcttcttccttcttcttcNNNNNNNNNNNNNNNNNNNNNNNNNNNNNNNNNNNNNNNNNNNNNNNNNNNNNNNNNNNNNNNNNNNNNNNNNNNNNNNNNNNNNNNNNNNNNNNNNNNNNNNNNNNNNNNNNNNNNNNNNNNNNNNNNNNNNNNNNNNNNNNNNNNNNNNNNNNNNNNNNNNNNNNNNNNNNNNNNNNNNNNNNNNNNNNNNNNNNNNNNNNNNNNNNNNNNNNNNNNNNNNNNtctttcttccttcttcttccttctttcttccttctttcttccttcttcttccttcttcttcctcttcttccttcttcttccttcttcttccttcttcttccttcttcttccttcttcttccttcttcttccttcttcttcttcttaaaccAGCCTGATGTGAGACATCTTAGGTTGGAGACAAACTATAAATCAAAACAGATGTAAAGTTAGCATGTGGCTGGCTTTGCTATGGTTTTATAAATCCTGTACATATTCCTCCCTGCTTTGTAACCTTCCTGGCAAAACATAAATGAAACATGTATTTACCTCAAATAGGGAAGGAGCAGACAGACCTAAGAAAGATTCCATGAACCCCAACTTAGACGTaactttattgttgttgcttacaggagcatgggCAACTTGTGAGCAACTGTACAGTAGGAATGTCTTACTGACACTCTCAGGCATTTTTTTAACcctcttttctttgagacaggatccaaTGCAGCTGagactagccttaaactcactctaGAGccaaggttggctttgaactcctaatcttcctgtATCTTTTTTCCAAATGTCATGATTACAGGTACACGCTATCATGCCTACTTATGTTCTACAGCTCTGATGGAATCTGAAAGGCATTTCTTGTGACTCCTTCCCTCTTTAAGAAGGGATGTTTGTCCCATCACCATAGACCTTGCTAAGTGATGTGTGATCTTCATGTTTTCTTGCCATTACTGTGGCCAAGGTCTCTTGGGATCACTTCCGCCTCTCTGCTTCATGATGGTGCCGCACATGTCAAGTGTGCAGGAAACAACTATACCACATTACCCAGAGAAAGAATTCATAAGGAAACTTGGTCCAATAGCCTTGAATACTAATAATAAATCTGTAGGTCTGGCTCAAGTCAGTGTATCATTTATGCGCTATGTACATTTCCTctttattatttcattagatTGAAAATATAAAGCACATGATATTTGTAATAAGTGAACAGTAGTGAGATCGATGAAGGACAATGATCACACGTCTATACCCAGTGACGTACTCTCTAGGCAATCaacaacaaaattttagtatACATCTTTCCACTTCATTTTCCATGTCTGCACAAGCACATAGAGGCATAGATGACACCTGTCATGGTGTTATGCCAGcagtcaagaggctgaggcaggaagagcttgaattagaggccagcctgggctacagaatgagatcctgtttcaaaggcagaaacaaaaataaataaatcatgtaaAATTGTTTCATGTTTCTATTGCAAACATTGGTTTTTGCGTTGTtgtgttaaacattttttatatttctgtaagtACTTACACATAGCATATGTAAAAATGCCTATGTTACTTTTAATAATAACATGAAATCTGTATTAGTCTTTTCCTTATGGAGAAGAGTTCAGactgtgtcctgtgtcctcttCACCCTACTGCCTTGGAACAGAACCTAAGGATAACTCCAACTCTttactgtttgtttctttgtttgtttgcttgtttttcaacacaggatagccttggctgtactggaactcactcatagaccaggttggcctatgcctcctgggtgctgggagcaaaggtgtgcaccactatcaTATAccatcctctttttatttttatttttattttatttttatttttattttcgagacagggattctctgtatagccctggctgtcctggaactcactttgtagaccaggctgacctcgaactcagaaatctgcctgcctctgcctcccaagtgctgggattaaaggtgtgtgccaccacgcctggcgcaccatcctctttttattttgtctttttagacACAGTCTCACAGGCCACCCTGACTGGCTTTGGGACACAGTCTCACAGGCTGCCCTCTCTGGCTTtgactcactctgcagcccaggcaggccttgaacattcttttctttttaagatttattttacttttgaaattgcagttatttcttttatatttttcttgagattataatatagtcACACCaattccccctttccttccctccctccaaaccttcccatatatATCTCCTCCTCAATCTTTCTCAAATTTATggtctctcttttttattaattgttgaaacatacatatatggatattataaacatatatattcttCAACACATAAGTCAGACTCGCTAACACAGCTGTCTAAGTATGAGCAGAACAAGGGCAAACAGTAATATACACACTACTGTGTCTATAGGGGAAAGCAACAGCAATAGACACACTACTGTGGACAGGGAAAGCCCCTGAAGCCCCAGCTCTCCCCAGGGAACTATAGGCTACTAAGGATGAGACATAATCTTCCCCAGAGAaaagcacaccaactggttatccaacacCACATGGTCAGCCCGGAATGCACATCTACAGGTAGCATtatgcaggccttgaacttgcagtcatCCTGCCAAGGCTCCCAACAGATCTGCGATTATATAGGTAAGCAGCCCCAGGCACAGCCCTGGTCTCCTTTTTAATTCACTACAAATGCTGTGCTCGGTGTGTGTCTGTAGTTACGTATAAACCTGTAGTGATGCATTTCTTTCTGTGGATCAAAGGCGGTGGCATAATAAATATGCTGTGAATTATAATCATTCCTTCTCCAAACACTTGAGTGATTTATGCTTCCACCCTCCCGCAAGTCCTTAACACGGGCAGTTGTTAGTCAGCCtttatctgcttttattttattttaatataaaaaacagTCCTGACTGGCTTAGAACTTGTtatgtcaaccaggctggcctgcctctgtctctccagggCTGGAATAAAAGGGTGTGAACCCCCACACCTGACTTgcaagctttttcttttttttcctcttcccccacccccacttgcaGGCTCTTTTATTTGTTGTCAACCCGAGAAATAAAAACAGATCTATGTCATGTTCGTTTTCAATTATCTCATTTTCTCTTGTCATTCTTAGCAAGGAAGTTCAAAATCTTTGACCTGGCCCTATGAAGGAACTCATGGTCTGGGAGGCTACCCTGGCGAATAGGAATGCTTTCTCAACTCCTGCAAAAGTGATGACATAAGAATTCATGGTGTCACAGGGAGTTGCTTGCCAGTATAAGCCCATAGGGAGCTACATCTAACATGGGACAACTGATACTGAAAAggaataattatttctatttcatttgccTCTATGCAAATGTTTTTCCAATTGCTTCAGGCTGATCAGTTAGACTGTAAACTTTAGTAAACATAGAAGCATAGGgctccttaaaaaaagaaaaaaaaaaaacatgttaggGCAACACCCCAGCTTCTAGAAAAGAGTCAAGTCTGGTTGTAAATTTAGGGGGTTTTGCATCTCGTTTTTAAGTTGGACTTTTCAAGTAGAAGATGCCTTTAATGTGTTGGTTTGCAGCACAGGAAATCTGATTTTTCCATGCGATAACAATCTTTGACATTAACCAGTATAGTTGGATTTTTAATGACACTTTCATCTTCAAAGCCCTTTACCAGCACAGATGGATtaattattcatttgtgtgtgtggtggtggtgggggggggggggggggggctgagtgTTAAAAAGGCAAGCCTTCAAAGCCAAATCCTTTCTCCTTGGGATTGGGGCTCTCTTCTTTTCAAATGTTGTTTTCCAGTCCTCTAGGGAGGAAATAAACTTAATGATGAGTACAATAGGAAAATACTTTGTGCTACGGGAAGATATCGTTATATCCTGAGTGGGATTAGAAGAGGTTGGGAGGcaggactaaaggtgtgtttACAGTAAGCACTCCGAGAAATAACTGGCTAAAAGTGTTTGTTACTGTTCGGGCTTTTGATGTGTTTTTACAGAGCAGCAGAAGCACAAAGGGCCCCGCGTTAAACATACCTTAGAACACAATGTGCGGATCCTTACATTCGATGCTAAAGTACATATATTTTGCTCTTGATTCCTTTGAAAAGTGTctaatttggtttttaaagattctATTTCGCAGAAGAAAACCTCGGGCTTCCCCGGAGGTCCAAGGAGGACTTGACACATCGTCTAACCACAAGAGAGCAGTCTTCCCTTTGATGAGCGCttcttctccacctccccagaaATGAAAGAGCAGAGGTATGTTTGCAAACACGCTGAAAGCTCTTTCCATCAGACCTGAACGCCGGAAACCACAAAGGGCAGTCAAGTTTGGATTTTCAAGGAGAACGCCGGAGTAAACTTTCGCTCTGTTGGCCAGCGGATCAGCCAGTGCCTGGGGAGGCTCTCTGCTCAATTCCCTAACAAGTTCGGGCTCCCGGATAGCCACACTTGCTGACCCAGGAGTGAATTACAACAACTGGGCAGCTTTGAAAGATCAATCTGCTTAGAGTGCGACCGTCTATCCAGGCTGGGGACCCTATGTTAACTCTTAAACTAAGATCAGAGGAAGCACATGGATACAAGCGTAGATGAAGCGAGTCCTCTATCTTTGCCTCTTCTCTGAAGCTTTATAAAGACCCAAGGAGAGCAACCTGCTTCGGAAATCATGCAAAGTTCCCTCCAAGTGTGCTCAGGTACCTAACTTCTGGACCTAGAAACTTCTCCAAAGACAGACCGGGAAGTCTGGATGGACCAGCATCTCCGCTACGACAGCTTCCAGTCTCGTCTTCAAGGTGAGAGAGTCATCTGCGTGCTTTTTCGCAGAGAATGGAAAAACGCAAATCGGCCGGACTGCTTGCCCTGCCGTCCGCGCTACGTACAGCGCCGCTGGGCGCGCTGGCCCGGAGGGAGCCCTGCAGGGTCTCGGTGCGCCAGGATGCCGCGGACTGCGCGCGGAGACGGCCGTACTCGTCCCTGCCGCTTGGGGGCGTCGCCGAGCCCGCCTTTCTGCGCCAACGCAACGAGCGCGAGCGGCAGCGCGTGCGCTGTGTGAACGAGGGCTACGCGCGCCTCCGCCAGCACCTGCCCCGCGAGCTGGCGGGCCAGCGGCTCAGCAAGGTGGAGACGCTGCGCGCTGCCATCAGCTACATCAAGCAACTGCAGGAGCTGCTGGAGCGCCACCGGCCGGACTGCAACAGCGATGGCGAGTCCAAAGCGTCCTCCGGGGCCTCGCCCTGCAGCGAGTCTGAGGAGCGTGGCTAGCAGCGTCCTAGCCCACCGGGCTTTCATGGTTGCTTCTCCGGGCCTAGATctttaaaacaaagccaaaaaccagaaaacaactaAGTGCTTCTAGATCTAGGAAAGAAAGGTAATTGAATGtttagagaggttttttttttttttgttttt harbors:
- the Ascl4 gene encoding achaete-scute homolog 4, which translates into the protein MEKRKSAGLLALPSALRTAPLGALARREPCRVSVRQDAADCARRRPYSSLPLGGVAEPAFLRQRNERERQRVRCVNEGYARLRQHLPRELAGQRLSKVETLRAAISYIKQLQELLERHRPDCNSDGESKASSGASPCSESEERG